In Curtobacterium sp. TC1, the following proteins share a genomic window:
- a CDS encoding phosphatase PAP2 family protein, whose translation MTDAPQLRPRRPEPDAHGILEPSPYPLVSVAIAVIAVVVITLVGFALGTVDLGLSKALNALHTGAVGAFTTAVYHVISPAPAIGITVVVVAVIWWRTRSLRPALAFGGTIAVTWVPSAVVKEIVHRARPDVAVLPHPFPVQPDPGYPSGHTVYITAFVIALIWLLRETRWHRLALTLGVVAIVVVFFSVSIDVVHYPTDAAASILWALAVAPGVRVVWVDWLMPRIPFLRGR comes from the coding sequence ATGACCGACGCGCCGCAGCTCCGCCCCCGCCGACCGGAGCCCGACGCGCACGGCATCCTCGAGCCGTCGCCCTACCCGCTCGTGTCGGTCGCGATCGCGGTCATCGCGGTGGTCGTCATCACGCTCGTCGGATTCGCCCTGGGCACGGTCGACCTCGGGCTCTCGAAGGCCCTGAACGCCCTGCACACGGGCGCGGTCGGGGCGTTCACCACCGCCGTCTACCACGTCATCAGTCCCGCTCCGGCGATCGGGATCACCGTCGTCGTCGTGGCCGTGATCTGGTGGCGCACCCGGAGCCTCCGCCCCGCCCTGGCCTTCGGCGGCACGATCGCCGTCACCTGGGTCCCCTCCGCGGTCGTCAAGGAGATCGTCCACCGCGCTCGGCCCGACGTCGCCGTGCTGCCGCACCCGTTCCCGGTGCAGCCCGACCCCGGCTACCCGAGCGGGCACACCGTCTACATCACGGCGTTCGTGATCGCGCTGATCTGGCTGCTGCGCGAGACGCGGTGGCACCGGCTCGCGCTGACGCTCGGGGTCGTCGCGATCGTCGTGGTGTTCTTCTCGGTGTCGATCGACGTGGTGCACTACCCGACCGACGCGGCGGCCTCGATCCTGTGGGCGCTCGCCGTCGCCCCGGGCGTGCGGGTGGTGTGGGTCGACTGGCTGATGCCGCGGATCCCGTTCCTGCGGGGGCGGTGA
- a CDS encoding multidrug effflux MFS transporter: MTTDTGTIRAHVATPTTRQQGITTPLLLVLGLLSAVAPFATDLYLPAFPQMTTELGASATTVQLTLTAFLVGVTAGQLVFGPLSDRFGRVPPLIAGAGLCVLASIAVVVAPNIGVLIAARLLQGLGGAAGMVISRAVISDLATGKPAARAFSLMMIVGGVAPVVAPLLGGLLTGPIGWRGLLSIVLGLSVVMLVAVLAVIRETHLKAHRDVLREERKGSGSPLRALRSRTFLGYIAVFGFAFAVMMAYISASPFLYQDMIGLGTVGYGLAFGLNALALMGVSIVSAKLTETRSVTGVLSLGIALVFASTVVFALLVVFSAPVFWLAVPLFTAVGSLGLVLGNATALALGAVPAAAGSASAVLGALQFGLAALVSPLVSIGGSATAAPLAVVMLASAVVAVVALLVARGRTRLA, from the coding sequence ATGACCACGGACACCGGAACCATCCGCGCGCACGTCGCGACACCCACGACCAGGCAGCAGGGCATCACGACCCCGCTGCTGCTGGTGCTCGGCCTGCTCAGCGCCGTCGCCCCCTTCGCCACCGACCTGTACCTGCCGGCGTTCCCGCAGATGACCACCGAACTCGGTGCGAGCGCCACCACCGTGCAGCTCACACTGACCGCGTTCCTGGTCGGCGTGACGGCCGGCCAGCTCGTCTTCGGGCCACTGTCCGACCGGTTCGGCCGCGTGCCGCCGCTCATCGCCGGCGCGGGACTGTGCGTCCTGGCGAGCATCGCCGTCGTCGTCGCCCCGAACATCGGCGTGCTCATCGCCGCACGACTCCTGCAGGGACTCGGTGGCGCCGCCGGCATGGTGATCAGCCGTGCGGTCATCTCCGACCTGGCGACCGGCAAGCCCGCCGCCCGCGCGTTCTCGCTCATGATGATCGTCGGCGGGGTCGCCCCCGTCGTCGCACCGCTGCTCGGCGGCCTGCTCACCGGCCCGATCGGCTGGCGCGGACTGCTGTCGATCGTGCTCGGCCTGTCGGTGGTCATGCTCGTCGCGGTGCTCGCCGTCATCCGTGAGACCCACCTCAAGGCCCACCGCGACGTGCTGCGCGAGGAACGCAAGGGCTCCGGTTCGCCGCTCCGCGCGCTGCGATCCCGCACGTTCCTCGGCTACATCGCCGTGTTCGGCTTCGCGTTCGCCGTGATGATGGCCTACATCTCGGCCTCCCCGTTCCTGTACCAGGACATGATCGGGCTCGGCACCGTCGGCTACGGCCTGGCGTTCGGGCTGAACGCGCTGGCCCTGATGGGGGTGAGCATCGTGTCCGCCAAGCTCACCGAGACCCGTTCGGTCACCGGCGTGCTGTCGCTCGGCATCGCCCTGGTGTTCGCGTCGACGGTCGTGTTCGCACTGCTCGTCGTCTTCTCGGCGCCGGTGTTCTGGCTCGCCGTCCCGCTGTTCACCGCGGTCGGCTCGCTCGGCCTGGTGCTCGGCAACGCGACGGCGCTCGCGCTCGGTGCGGTCCCCGCTGCTGCCGGCAGCGCGTCGGCCGTGCTCGGCGCGCTGCAGTTCGGGCTCGCCGCGCTGGTGTCGCCGCTCGTCAGCATCGGTGGCTCGGCGACGGCTGCGCCGCTGGCGGTCGTGATGCTCGCGTCCGCCGTGGTCGCCGTCGTGGCGTTGCTCGTCGCCCGGGGGCGCACCCGCCTCGCCTGA
- a CDS encoding MarR family winged helix-turn-helix transcriptional regulator codes for MHSAVSDHVLADLADVVLRISREIDPHGAGALDIVPLTGTEALVMRWVDRNPGTSPSATAEATALQRSNLSVALRSLVSKGMVERRHDPDDARTVQLHSTDLARESIGRLRAHWAGKLRDALGDDDGVSDAVALLDRIDHGLRGV; via the coding sequence ATGCACTCCGCCGTGTCCGACCACGTCCTCGCCGACCTCGCCGACGTCGTGCTCCGGATCTCGCGGGAGATCGACCCGCACGGTGCCGGGGCGCTCGACATCGTGCCGCTCACCGGGACCGAGGCGCTCGTGATGCGCTGGGTCGACCGCAACCCCGGCACCTCGCCGAGCGCGACGGCGGAGGCGACCGCACTCCAGCGCAGCAACCTCAGCGTCGCGCTGCGGTCCCTCGTGTCGAAGGGGATGGTCGAACGCCGGCACGACCCGGACGATGCGCGGACCGTGCAGCTGCACTCGACGGACCTGGCGCGGGAGAGCATCGGACGCCTCCGCGCGCACTGGGCCGGCAAGCTCCGGGACGCGCTCGGCGACGACGACGGGGTGTCCGATGCGGTCGCGCTGCTCGACCGCATCGACCACGGACTCCGCGGGGTCTAG
- the soxR gene encoding redox-sensitive transcriptional activator SoxR: MVEIQPPRPTDLLPIGEIVRRTGVAASALHFYERKGLIRPERTDGGTRMYPRHVERRIAIIQVAKRLGIPLSEVAEQFRTLPADRMPSLRDWNRLNERWRARLRARQLELERLQQEMTQCIGCGCVSLGACSVVNPGDTLGDEGHGARRLLPIEDDAPQD; the protein is encoded by the coding sequence ATGGTCGAGATCCAGCCGCCGCGTCCGACCGACCTGCTGCCGATCGGCGAGATCGTCCGCCGCACCGGGGTCGCCGCGTCGGCCCTGCACTTCTACGAGCGCAAGGGCCTGATCCGACCCGAGCGCACCGACGGTGGCACCCGGATGTACCCCCGCCACGTCGAACGCCGGATCGCGATCATCCAGGTGGCCAAGCGGCTCGGCATCCCGCTCAGCGAGGTCGCCGAGCAGTTCCGCACGCTGCCGGCCGACCGGATGCCGTCCCTGCGCGACTGGAACCGACTGAACGAACGGTGGCGTGCGCGACTTCGGGCCCGCCAACTCGAACTCGAGCGGCTGCAGCAGGAGATGACGCAGTGCATCGGGTGCGGCTGCGTCTCACTCGGTGCGTGCTCGGTCGTGAACCCGGGCGACACGCTCGGCGACGAGGGGCACGGGGCTCGTCGGCTGCTCCCGATCGAGGACGACGCGCCGCAGGACTAG
- a CDS encoding YdcF family protein — MTAVGAPAVFALVFLLLYVVSRRRDPRMLRNGVFLTAAAFFALATAVAALTLVVPGFSLVVGTVLLLVPLAVVVLGVALIANGFRMLRSEGRSLGNTLSLLAGVLVFVLPAVAIALFVAASGEGFTLWDGTRIAVAVLMVFVCGYFAVSLVAFAVYSVVYGRMRHGTVPDKIVVLGSGLIRGEVPPLLRSRLDRALVVYRAERAAGRRPLLIPSGGQGDDEPRAEGTAMAEYLLANGADPDDVRPETESRNTRENLRLSRAVQAEAGRDGQVVVVTNDYHVLRAATLARRLDLPAQVVGARTAPYYVPSAFLREFVAVVVEHRWLNVVACTPFVLFTAFLLWESFQQR, encoded by the coding sequence ATGACCGCTGTGGGTGCGCCCGCCGTCTTCGCGCTGGTCTTCCTGCTGCTGTACGTCGTGAGCAGACGGCGGGACCCGCGGATGCTCCGCAACGGGGTGTTCCTGACGGCCGCCGCGTTCTTCGCGCTCGCCACGGCCGTGGCGGCCCTGACGCTCGTGGTGCCCGGGTTCAGCCTGGTCGTCGGCACCGTGCTGCTGCTCGTGCCGCTCGCGGTGGTCGTGCTCGGCGTGGCCCTCATCGCGAACGGGTTCCGGATGCTCCGCTCCGAGGGGCGCAGCCTCGGCAACACGCTCTCCCTGCTCGCCGGGGTGCTCGTCTTCGTGCTGCCCGCGGTGGCGATCGCACTGTTCGTGGCGGCGAGCGGCGAGGGGTTCACGCTCTGGGACGGCACCCGGATCGCGGTCGCCGTGCTGATGGTGTTCGTGTGCGGGTACTTCGCCGTGTCGCTCGTCGCGTTCGCCGTGTACTCCGTCGTGTACGGCCGGATGCGTCACGGCACCGTGCCGGACAAGATCGTCGTCCTCGGCTCCGGGCTGATCCGCGGTGAGGTGCCGCCCCTGCTGCGCAGCCGCCTCGACCGCGCACTCGTCGTGTACCGCGCCGAGCGCGCCGCCGGGCGTCGGCCGCTGCTCATCCCCTCCGGCGGGCAGGGCGACGACGAACCCCGCGCCGAGGGCACGGCGATGGCGGAGTACCTGCTGGCGAACGGCGCGGACCCCGACGACGTCCGTCCCGAGACCGAGTCCCGCAACACCCGCGAGAACCTGCGGCTCTCGCGGGCCGTGCAGGCCGAGGCCGGGCGGGACGGTCAGGTCGTCGTGGTCACGAACGACTACCACGTGCTCCGCGCCGCCACCCTGGCGCGGCGGCTCGACCTGCCGGCGCAGGTCGTCGGTGCACGCACGGCGCCGTACTACGTGCCGAGCGCGTTCCTGCGCGAGTTCGTCGCGGTGGTCGTCGAACACCGCTGGCTCAACGTGGTGGCGTGCACGCCGTTCGTCCTGTTCACCGCGTTCCTGCTCTGGGAGTCGTTCCAGCAGCGGTAG
- the mgrA gene encoding L-glyceraldehyde 3-phosphate reductase, with product MTYIASDDRYDSMTYRRTGRSGLDLPLLSLGYWHNFGDDVPFETQRAISRRAFDLGITHHDLANNYGPPYGAAEVNFGRLMREDFRPYRDEMVVSTKAGWDMWPGPYGQGGGSRKYVLASLDQSLQRTGLDYVDVFYSHRLDASTPLEETMGALHTAVQQGKALYVGISSYDADRTRQAAAILRDLGTPLLIHQPSYSMLNRWIETEGLLDAAGELGFGVIGFTALAQGLLTGKYLDGVPSDSRAAAGKSLDASSITPEVVGHLRALDDVASARGQSLAQLALAWALRDERVTSLVIGASKVSQLEDNVAALSNTSFTDEELRTIDEHSVGITDVDLWAGARAGEVS from the coding sequence ATGACCTACATCGCCAGCGACGACCGCTACGACTCCATGACGTACCGCCGCACCGGCCGCTCCGGCCTCGACCTGCCGCTGCTCTCCCTGGGGTACTGGCACAACTTCGGCGACGACGTGCCGTTCGAGACGCAGCGCGCGATCAGCCGTCGGGCCTTCGACCTCGGCATCACGCACCACGACCTCGCGAACAACTACGGCCCGCCGTACGGTGCCGCCGAGGTGAACTTCGGGCGCCTGATGCGTGAGGACTTCCGCCCCTACCGCGACGAGATGGTCGTGTCGACCAAGGCCGGCTGGGACATGTGGCCGGGGCCGTACGGGCAGGGCGGCGGCTCGCGCAAGTACGTGCTCGCCTCGCTCGACCAGTCCCTGCAGCGCACGGGCCTGGACTACGTCGACGTCTTCTACTCGCACCGACTCGACGCCTCGACCCCGCTCGAGGAGACGATGGGGGCGCTGCACACCGCCGTCCAGCAGGGGAAGGCGCTCTACGTCGGCATCTCGTCCTACGACGCCGACCGGACCCGGCAGGCCGCTGCGATCCTGCGCGACCTCGGCACCCCGCTCCTCATCCACCAGCCGTCGTACTCGATGCTCAACCGCTGGATCGAGACCGAGGGCCTGCTCGACGCCGCCGGCGAGCTCGGCTTCGGCGTGATCGGGTTCACCGCCCTGGCGCAGGGCCTGCTCACCGGCAAGTACCTGGACGGGGTCCCGTCGGACTCGCGCGCCGCCGCCGGCAAGTCGCTCGACGCGTCGAGCATCACCCCCGAGGTCGTCGGGCACCTCCGGGCGCTGGACGACGTGGCCTCGGCCCGCGGGCAGTCCCTGGCGCAGCTCGCCCTGGCGTGGGCGCTGCGTGACGAGCGGGTGACCTCGCTCGTGATCGGGGCGTCGAAGGTGTCGCAGCTCGAGGACAACGTCGCGGCGCTGTCGAACACCTCGTTCACCGACGAGGAGCTCCGCACCATCGACGAACACTCGGTCGGCATCACCGACGTCGACCTGTGGGCGGGAGCGCGCGCCGGCGAGGTCTCCTGA
- a CDS encoding aldo/keto reductase — protein MEQRRMGRTGAPVSSLTLGTRAVAGVAAHDPSAGVTLVLEALTRGVTSVDVSDADGAGLAETAVGAAIAGRREDVFLSVRFGAPVDQDPAHRGNGRRWMFRAVERSLQRLGTDVIDLYQPALPDPATSLDETLDALADLVAQGKIRAFGIPGFPAEELVEAQWLRSGSKSATATHVPYSVLTRTAERTVFPIARRFGLGVLAGAPLAGGWLAGTYRAGTVQPRSPHVDEHPDAYDIGAPRNRRKLEVADRLGRLADDSGFTVSELAVAFALTHPDVSSVVIGPRTVSHVDAYVQASEIVLDDGLLDAIDAIVAPGTHVLERDTGFALPALSRERLRGRTPVGAGPDRR, from the coding sequence ATGGAACAGCGACGCATGGGGCGCACGGGGGCGCCCGTCAGCTCGCTGACGCTCGGGACGCGTGCCGTCGCCGGCGTCGCGGCCCACGACCCGTCGGCCGGCGTCACCCTCGTGCTCGAGGCCCTCACCCGCGGCGTGACGTCGGTCGACGTCTCGGACGCCGACGGTGCGGGCCTGGCCGAGACCGCGGTGGGTGCGGCGATCGCGGGTCGGCGCGAGGACGTGTTCCTGTCGGTGCGCTTCGGCGCCCCCGTCGACCAGGACCCGGCGCACCGGGGCAACGGGCGGCGGTGGATGTTCCGTGCCGTGGAGCGGAGCCTGCAGCGGCTCGGCACCGACGTCATCGACCTGTACCAGCCGGCGCTGCCGGACCCGGCGACGTCGCTCGACGAGACGCTCGACGCCCTCGCCGACCTCGTGGCGCAGGGCAAGATCCGCGCCTTCGGCATCCCCGGCTTCCCCGCCGAGGAACTCGTCGAGGCGCAGTGGCTCCGGTCCGGGTCGAAGAGCGCCACCGCGACGCACGTGCCCTACTCGGTCCTCACCCGCACGGCGGAGCGCACGGTGTTCCCGATCGCCCGTCGCTTCGGCCTCGGGGTACTGGCGGGAGCACCCCTCGCCGGCGGCTGGCTCGCGGGGACCTACCGCGCCGGCACCGTCCAACCCCGCTCACCGCACGTCGACGAGCACCCGGACGCGTACGACATCGGCGCACCGCGGAACCGTCGGAAGCTCGAGGTCGCCGACCGGCTCGGACGCCTGGCCGACGACTCCGGCTTCACCGTGTCGGAGCTCGCGGTCGCCTTCGCCCTGACCCACCCCGACGTGTCCTCCGTGGTGATCGGACCGCGCACCGTCTCGCACGTGGACGCCTACGTGCAGGCGTCCGAGATCGTCCTCGACGACGGGCTGCTCGACGCGATCGACGCCATCGTCGCGCCGGGCACCCACGTGCTCGAGCGCGACACCGGGTTCGCGCTGCCGGCGCTCAGCCGCGAGCGACTGCGCGGCCGCACGCCGGTGGGCGCGGGGCCGGACCGCCGGTAG
- a CDS encoding MFS transporter codes for MLHTSPTPSAPTADRTDTTTAGDASLVSLAGRWYFPVAFIARLPFAMMVVGVLTLVVAARDSVALGGVNSASVGIGAAVFGPLVGAAADRFGQRAVLVPVGLVNAALLGAFPFVVSGSAPDLAVLAMAFCIGASAPQVAPMSRTRLVAIIAQRMQPARREKTLSGTMAYESAADETVFIIGPFLVGILASAIAPWVAVAGASALTFVFVTAFALHPTGKLVLGQHEEVAQAPARQLLRPRLVVVVVGILGIGLFFGSTLTSLTAFMETHGEASQAGLLYGLMGIGSAGLALGSAAFPRSFGLGWRWLVFGVVLLGGAIAFSQADSVVAVGIVLAVMGVGIGPTLVAQYSLGSDRSPVGRSATTMTILGSAVIVGQSIASAVTGDLAEQHGTPVAMVLPAASAAVVVLAAVVNLLLRRRTAA; via the coding sequence ATGCTCCACACCAGTCCCACCCCGTCCGCGCCCACCGCGGACCGCACGGACACCACGACCGCCGGCGACGCCTCGCTCGTCTCCCTCGCCGGACGCTGGTACTTCCCCGTGGCGTTCATCGCCCGTCTGCCCTTCGCGATGATGGTCGTCGGGGTCCTCACCCTCGTCGTCGCCGCGCGTGACTCCGTCGCCCTCGGCGGCGTCAACTCCGCCTCGGTCGGCATCGGTGCCGCGGTCTTCGGGCCGCTCGTCGGCGCCGCCGCCGACCGGTTCGGCCAGCGTGCCGTGCTCGTCCCCGTCGGCCTCGTCAACGCTGCGCTGCTCGGTGCGTTCCCCTTCGTCGTCAGCGGCAGCGCTCCCGACCTGGCCGTGCTCGCGATGGCGTTCTGCATCGGGGCGTCCGCGCCCCAGGTCGCGCCGATGTCCCGCACCCGGCTCGTCGCGATCATCGCGCAGCGCATGCAGCCGGCCCGCCGCGAGAAGACCCTCAGCGGCACGATGGCGTACGAGTCGGCCGCCGACGAGACCGTCTTCATCATCGGACCGTTCCTGGTGGGCATCCTCGCCAGCGCGATCGCCCCCTGGGTGGCCGTCGCCGGTGCGTCGGCGCTGACGTTCGTGTTCGTGACCGCGTTCGCGTTGCACCCCACCGGCAAGCTCGTGCTCGGGCAGCACGAGGAGGTCGCCCAGGCTCCGGCCCGTCAGCTCCTGCGCCCGCGGCTCGTCGTCGTGGTCGTCGGGATCCTCGGCATCGGTCTGTTCTTCGGCTCGACCCTGACGTCGCTGACGGCGTTCATGGAGACCCACGGCGAGGCGTCCCAGGCGGGCCTGCTCTACGGCCTGATGGGCATCGGTTCGGCAGGGCTCGCCCTCGGGTCCGCCGCGTTCCCACGGTCGTTCGGCCTCGGCTGGCGCTGGCTCGTGTTCGGGGTCGTCCTGCTCGGCGGCGCGATCGCGTTCTCGCAGGCGGACTCCGTCGTGGCGGTCGGCATCGTCCTGGCGGTCATGGGCGTCGGGATCGGCCCGACCCTGGTCGCCCAGTACAGCCTCGGTTCGGACCGCTCACCGGTCGGCCGCTCCGCGACCACGATGACGATCCTGGGGTCCGCCGTGATCGTCGGGCAGTCGATCGCCTCCGCCGTCACGGGCGACCTGGCGGAGCAGCACGGCACGCCCGTCGCGATGGTGCTCCCCGCGGCCTCGGCAGCGGTCGTCGTGCTGGCGGCCGTCGTCAACCTGCTGCTGCGTCGCCGGACGGCCGCCTGA
- a CDS encoding cation:proton antiporter, whose translation MTEIIQAFLDGAGVRAWIALALLLVGSVLSLGAGVGIVRFPDPLVRLHAMAKPQVLGLAFGLAAIVVAVGTWTAFWVVLPIMVFQLFLVPVSTHMIARAGLRADDYRHEDLLVDDTES comes from the coding sequence GTGACCGAGATCATCCAGGCGTTCCTCGACGGTGCCGGCGTGCGGGCGTGGATCGCACTCGCCCTGCTGCTGGTCGGCTCGGTGCTGTCCCTCGGCGCGGGGGTCGGCATCGTCCGGTTCCCGGACCCGCTCGTCCGCCTGCACGCCATGGCGAAGCCGCAGGTGCTCGGGCTCGCGTTCGGGCTGGCCGCGATCGTGGTCGCGGTGGGGACCTGGACGGCGTTCTGGGTCGTCCTGCCCATCATGGTGTTCCAGCTGTTCCTGGTGCCCGTCTCGACGCACATGATCGCCCGCGCCGGGCTGCGGGCGGACGACTACCGGCACGAGGACCTGCTGGTCGACGACACCGAGTCCTGA
- a CDS encoding sodium:proton antiporter, whose product MSAAVVVMGIGIALVLALLGATLALAVFRIVRGPTILDRMIGSDMVLTTVLVVIAASMVVRRDLTGIPVLVVIAATSVFATIAVARAVTPSSDPSDEGLTATTPEHAVEEEEQS is encoded by the coding sequence ATGAGCGCCGCCGTCGTCGTCATGGGGATCGGCATCGCCCTCGTCCTGGCGTTGCTCGGCGCCACCCTGGCACTCGCGGTGTTCCGGATCGTGCGCGGCCCGACGATCCTCGACCGGATGATCGGATCGGACATGGTCCTGACGACCGTGCTCGTCGTGATCGCCGCGTCGATGGTGGTCCGGCGCGACCTGACCGGGATCCCCGTGCTCGTGGTCATCGCCGCGACGAGCGTGTTCGCCACCATCGCGGTGGCCCGAGCGGTCACCCCGTCGTCGGACCCGTCGGACGAGGGGCTCACCGCCACCACCCCCGAGCACGCCGTCGAAGAAGAGGAGCAGTCGTGA
- a CDS encoding Na+/H+ antiporter subunit E produces the protein MNTDTRHVANARRIAVAWRYDVPLVAGLTVLWALLWGSWTPLTLLCGIVVALLVTQALPLPPVPLSARFSIVHAVRFLVVWSGLVVVASFRVAWVAFRPRGVRRSSITLVQLHSTAEMTFTLATLAISLVPGSYVADVDLRRRRLLLHVLDTERVEQVEAARREAVGIEAMVIRALGSKQDVAELSEPLPEVTR, from the coding sequence GTGAACACCGACACCCGACACGTCGCGAACGCCCGCCGCATCGCGGTGGCGTGGCGGTACGACGTCCCGCTCGTCGCAGGCCTGACCGTCCTGTGGGCGCTGCTCTGGGGCTCGTGGACTCCGCTGACGCTGCTGTGCGGCATCGTGGTCGCACTCCTGGTCACCCAGGCGCTGCCGCTCCCGCCCGTCCCGTTGTCGGCGCGGTTCTCGATCGTGCACGCGGTCCGGTTCCTGGTGGTGTGGTCCGGCCTCGTCGTCGTGGCGTCCTTCCGGGTCGCCTGGGTCGCGTTCCGGCCGCGGGGCGTCCGCCGCAGCTCGATCACGCTCGTCCAGCTGCACTCCACCGCCGAGATGACCTTCACGCTGGCGACGCTCGCGATCTCGCTGGTGCCCGGCTCGTACGTCGCCGACGTCGACCTCCGGCGCCGGCGCCTGCTGCTGCACGTGCTCGACACCGAGCGGGTCGAACAGGTCGAGGCGGCCCGACGCGAGGCCGTCGGCATCGAGGCGATGGTCATCCGCGCCCTGGGGTCGAAGCAGGACGTCGCCGAACTGTCCGAACCGCTGCCGGAGGTCACCCGATGA
- a CDS encoding Na+/H+ antiporter subunit D translates to MTWLVPLLVLVPLLGAAVALGLLRHQKLQRAITVVVLVVALAVAATLMVLVDHHGTIVVQVGGWDAPYGISLVVDRLSALLLTVSASVLLIVLLFSIGQGLAADDGEAPVTIFYPTYLVLAAGVLDSFIAGDLFNLYVAFEMLLVASYVLITLGGSEQRVRAGTTYIVTSLIASAIFLAAIGLVYGATGTVNIAQISERVAELPEHVQLLLHTMLLIGFGIKAAVFPLAFWLPDSYPTAPAPVTAVFAGLLTKVGIYAIIRLETVIFPGPQLNTVLLVVAVLTMVVGVLGAVSQTDVKRLLSFTLISHIGFMVMGVGLGTVTGTAAAVFYTVHHIVVQTTLFLVSGLMERVGGTTSTRSLGGLLKAAPLLAALYLVPAFNLGGIPPFSGFIGKLGLFRAAAEDGSPMAYVTIAAGVVTSLLTLYALMRVWDAAFWRPKPAAEAAAPHATTAEPHAHLRSPEPAPLTVSEETGEAFHPGGSVTVTDAPHASSASRPTTGSTATVGEAPTKVRLPRMLVGVTTVAVLGSVALTVVAGPLYGYATRAAESLESPDRYVQAVLGGDR, encoded by the coding sequence ATGACCTGGCTCGTCCCGCTCCTCGTCCTCGTCCCGCTGCTCGGCGCAGCCGTCGCACTGGGCCTGCTGCGTCACCAGAAGCTCCAGCGGGCGATCACAGTCGTGGTGCTCGTCGTCGCCCTGGCCGTCGCCGCGACCCTCATGGTGCTCGTCGACCACCACGGCACCATCGTCGTGCAGGTCGGCGGCTGGGACGCCCCGTACGGCATCTCACTCGTGGTCGACCGCCTGAGCGCCCTGCTCCTCACGGTGAGCGCGAGCGTGCTGCTCATCGTCCTGCTGTTCTCGATCGGTCAGGGGCTCGCGGCCGACGACGGCGAGGCACCGGTCACGATCTTCTACCCGACCTACCTGGTCCTCGCCGCCGGTGTGCTGGACTCGTTCATCGCCGGTGACCTGTTCAACCTGTACGTCGCGTTCGAGATGCTCCTCGTGGCGAGCTACGTGCTCATCACCCTCGGCGGCAGTGAACAGCGCGTCCGGGCCGGCACCACGTACATCGTGACCAGCCTGATCGCGTCGGCGATCTTCCTCGCCGCGATCGGCCTGGTCTACGGCGCGACCGGCACCGTCAACATCGCCCAGATCAGCGAGCGCGTCGCCGAGCTGCCCGAGCACGTGCAGCTGCTCCTGCACACGATGCTGCTCATCGGGTTCGGCATCAAGGCGGCGGTCTTCCCGTTGGCGTTCTGGCTGCCGGACTCGTACCCGACCGCTCCCGCCCCGGTCACGGCCGTCTTCGCCGGCCTGCTGACGAAGGTCGGCATCTACGCGATCATCCGCCTCGAGACGGTGATCTTCCCCGGGCCGCAGTTGAACACCGTGCTGCTCGTGGTGGCGGTGCTGACGATGGTGGTCGGGGTGCTCGGCGCGGTGTCCCAGACCGACGTGAAACGGCTGCTGTCCTTCACGCTCATCAGCCACATCGGCTTCATGGTGATGGGCGTCGGACTCGGCACGGTCACGGGGACGGCGGCCGCGGTGTTCTACACGGTCCACCACATCGTCGTGCAGACCACGTTGTTCCTGGTGTCGGGCCTGATGGAACGCGTCGGCGGGACCACGTCGACCCGGTCGCTCGGCGGCCTGCTGAAGGCTGCTCCGCTGCTGGCGGCGCTGTACCTGGTCCCCGCGTTCAACCTGGGCGGCATCCCACCGTTCTCGGGCTTCATCGGCAAGCTCGGGCTGTTCCGCGCCGCCGCCGAGGACGGCTCCCCGATGGCGTACGTCACGATCGCCGCCGGTGTGGTCACGTCGCTCCTGACGCTCTACGCGCTGATGCGCGTGTGGGACGCCGCCTTCTGGCGACCGAAGCCCGCGGCCGAGGCCGCGGCGCCGCACGCGACGACCGCCGAGCCGCACGCCCACCTGCGGTCGCCGGAACCCGCCCCCCTGACGGTCTCCGAGGAGACGGGTGAGGCCTTCCACCCGGGAGGCTCGGTGACGGTCACCGACGCACCCCACGCGAGCAGTGCCTCCCGTCCGACCACCGGGTCGACCGCCACGGTCGGCGAGGCGCCGACGAAGGTCCGGTTGCCGCGCATGCTCGTCGGTGTGACGACGGTCGCGGTCCTCGGATCCGTCGCCCTGACCGTCGTCGCCGGCCCGCTCTACGGCTACGCGACCCGCGCAGCGGAGTCGCTCGAGTCACCGGACCGGTACGTGCAGGCAGTCCTCGGGGGTGACCGGTGA